From one Phycodurus eques isolate BA_2022a chromosome 6, UOR_Pequ_1.1, whole genome shotgun sequence genomic stretch:
- the serhl gene encoding serine hydrolase-like protein, protein MTRILKNVRSLSTAPMTQTEVSVPVPWGEIRGKAWGPDHGRPVLCLHGWADNCGTFNTLIPLLPKECRYVAVDLAGHGLSSHRPPGVFYSFPSYVADIQRVVDTLRWRRFSILGHSMGGNIAGMFSALFPEMVEACVMLDSYGFLPTDPKYLSKIMRQGMDDMLRFEKKPEKSERVYTNEKAVERLLAANPTLSETSACNLLERGLVQVEGGVVFSRDFRINLKNIARISLEQSLELLSGIQAAVLVVLADEGFEKIFAEPDQKKFTSELLQGYRHKNHSVVTVPGGHHVHLNNPEVVAPLVSEFLHSKVLSSTVRADGLTTKL, encoded by the exons ATGACACGAATCTTAAAGAACGTTAGAAGCCTGTCCACTGCTCCAATGACACAAACGG AAGTGTCTGTGCCGGTCCCCTGGGGAGAGATCAGAGGGAAAGCCTGGGGTCCTGATCATGGTCGCCCTGTGCTGTGCCTGCATGGCTGGGCTGACAACTGTGGCACCTTCAACACTCTTATTCCTCTTCTACCTAAAG AGTGCAGATATGTGGCGGTGGACCTGGCGGGTCACGGTCTGTCCTCGCATCGTCCCCCTGGCGTCTTTTACTCCTTTCCTTCATATGTGGCCGATATTCAAAGAGTCGTTGACA CCCTCCGCTGGCGCAGATTCTCCATTTTGGGCCACAGTATGG gaggCAATATTGCTGGAATG TTCAGTGCGCTTTTCCCTGAGATGGTGGAGGCTTGTGTAATGCTGGACTCTTATGGATTCCTACCCACTGATCCG AAATATTTGTCCAAAATAATGCGGCAGGGGATGGACGACATGCTTCGGTTTGAAAAGAAGCCTGAAAAGAGTGAGCGAGTTTACACCAATGAGAAAGCAGTTGAGAG gcTCTTGGCAGCAAACCCAACTCTGTCTGAGACATCAGCGTGCAACCTTTTAGAACGTGGTCTGGTTCAAGTCGAAGGAG GAGTTGTCTTCTCACGCGACTTCCGTATTAATCTG AAAAACATAGCTCGTATCAGCTTGGAGCAGAGTCTGGAGCTGCTCTCCGGGATACAAGCCGCCGTTCTGGTGGTTCT tgCGGATGAAGGCtttgagaaaatatttgcaGAACCAGACCAAAAGAAATTTACATCCGAGCTTCTGCAGGGCtacagacacaaaaat CACTCGGTGGTGACGGTCCCCGGCGGCCATCACGTCCATTTAAACAACCCCGAGGTGGTTGCTCCGTTGGTGTCTGAATTCCTCCACAGCAAAGTCTTATCGTCGACAGTCAGAGCGGACGGACTCACCACTAAGCTGTAG
- the pane1 gene encoding centromere protein M, translated as MSLLNPFSRRPALNTASILLVEREEEFQQRLAEVLVKETAVTLNVRLAKSLPLPAAHEQSRPRIDLVVFIINLTSDLSLQSAEASLKYLDPEYFLGKVCFMATNARNAAIPPERLDALRELAASLHCTLLFAEDQTADGATNASERLLTILKVAAGLVPMTTALYLSNLMMCTVPSDTNETDFD; from the exons ATGTCGTTGCTGAACCCGTTTAGTAGGCGGCCTGCTTTGAACACCGCGAGTATATTG CTGgtggagagagaagaagagtTTCAGCAGAGATTAGCTGAGGTTCTGGTGAAGGAGACGGCAGTCACGTTGAATGT gagaCTAGCAAAAAGTCTGCCTTTGCCCGCCGCGCACGAGCAGAGTCGCCCCAGGATAGACCTGGTGGTTTTTATCATCAACCTCACGTCAGACCTCAG tctGCAGTCTGCTGAAGCTTCCCTCAAGTATTTGGACCCTGAATATTTCCTTGGAAAAGTCTGCTTCATGGCCACCAACG CACGCAACGCCGCCATTCCACCAGAGCGCCTGGACGCCCTCAGAGAACTGGCTGCGTCACTACACTGCACGCTGCTCTTTGCGGAGGATCAG ACGGCAGATGGTGCGACCAACGCCTCGGAGAGACTGCTGACCATCCTGAAGGTGGCGGCCGGTCTCGTTCCCATGACGACGGCACTCTATCTGTCTAACCTGATGATGTGCACCGTGCCCTCAGACACTAATGAAACGGATTTTGATTAG
- the mb gene encoding myoglobin, which yields MADFDTILKFWAPVEEDFNTYGGLVLTRLFAEHPETQKLFPEFAGIAQADLAGNPAISAHGVTVLKKLGELLKAKGNHAAILKPLSKTHATKHKIALVNFKLITEVIVKVLEEKAGPDSAGKQALNNAMDVVIADIGADYQELGFAG from the exons ATGGCTGACTTTGACACGATTCTGAAGTTTTGGGCTCCAGTAGAGGAGGACTTTAACACATACGGAGGTCTGGTTCTGACTCG TTTATTCGCTGAGCACCCTGAGACCCAGAAGCTGTTCCCCGAGTTTGCAGGAATCGCCCAAGCCGACCTTGCCGGAAACCCGGCCATTTCTGCCCACGGTGTCACAGTGCTGAAGAAACTGGGGGAGCTGCTGAAAGCTAAAGGCAATCACGCCGCCATCCTCAAACCTCTGTCCAAGACCCACGCCACGAAACACAAGATAGCCCTCGTCAACTTCAAG CTGATCACAGAAGTCATCGTGAAGGTCTTGGAAGAGAAGGCCGGCCCGGACAGCGCCGGGAAGCAAGCGTTGAACAACGCAATGGACGTCGTCATTGCCGACATCGGCGCGGACTACCAAGAGCTGGGCTTCGCCGGCTGA
- the zgc:158803 gene encoding LUC7 domain-containing protein encodes MSAQAQMRAMLDQLMGTGRDGDTMRQRIKFSDDRVCKSHLLDSCPHDILSGTRMDLGECVKVHDLALRADFEIASKDQEYFFELDAAEHLQSFIADCDRRTELAKKRLAETQDEISAEVTAKAERVHELNEEIGKLLASAEQLGGEGNVDEAQQLLEKVEKTRILKKEAEDIYRNSMPASSFQQQKLRVCEVCSAYLGLHDNDRRLADHFGGKLHLGFIEIREKLEKLRKAVVEKQEKMRTKRREERERDDERDRQWDVDREREKEREKEREWERERERERRRSRSRSADRYRDGGGSSSSHRSRRHRSSRSREEGGDRDRERERRHRHKDRHRSHSHSHRHKRKRSSGERSSHTTDVEPSLPQERSQEEWRDNRAEYKDWEDRERSTSPDMARERERERSLSLERDRHSSSEERESGEI; translated from the exons ATGTCGGCCCAGGCTCAGATGCGAGCGATGTTGGACCAGCTCATGGGGACGGGGAGAGACG GAGACACTATGAGGCAAAGAATCAAATTCTCAGATGACCGGGTGTGCAAGAGTCACCTTTTGGATTCCTGTCCTCATGACATTCTGTCAGGCACT AGAATGGACCTGGGGGAGTGCGTGAAAGTCCATGACCTGGCCCTCAGAGCAGACTTCGAGATTGCCTCCAAGGACCAGGAATACTTCTTTGAGCTTGAC GCTGCTGAGCACCTTCAGTCTTTTATCGCCGACTGTGACCGCCGGACCGAACTGGCCAAGAAGAGATTAGCAGAGACGCAAGACGAGATCAGTGCTGAAGTAACCGCAAAG GCCGAACGTGTCCACGAGCTTAACGAGGAGATCGGGAAGCTGCTTGCCAGCGCCGAGCAGCTCGGAGGCGAGGGCAACGTAGACGAGGCCCAACAGTTGCTCGAAAAGGTGGAGAAGACCCGCATCTTGAAGAAAGAAGCAGAG GATATTTACAGAAACTCAATGCCAGCCTCCAGTTTTCAGCAGCAAAAGCTGCGCGTATGTGAAGTGTGCTCCGCCTACTTGGGCCTCCATGACAACGATCGGCGTCTTGCTGACCACTTTGGGGGAAAACTTCACCTGGGCTTCATTGAAATCCGCGAGAAACTTGAAAAGCTCAGG AAAGCAGTTGTGgagaaacaagaaaaaatgcGAACAAAACGCAGAGAGGAACGGGAACGAGACGACGAGCGGGATAGGCAGTGGGACGTGGATCGGGAACGcgaaaaggagagagagaaggagcGGGAGTGGGAGCGAGAACGAGAGCGGGAGCGAAGGAG GTCGCGATCCAGAAGCGCAGACCGATACAG GGACGGCGGGGGCAGTTCGTCCTCCCACCGGTCAAGACGCCACCGCTCCTCTCGTTCTAGAGAGGAGGGCGGGGACCGCGATCGGGAGCGAGAGAGGAGGCATCGACACAAGGACAGACACCGCTCTCACTCGCACTCTCACAGGCACAAGAGAAAAAG GTCCTCCGGAGAAAGATCGTCGCACACCACCGACGTAGAGCCTTCACTCCCTCAGGAGCGCAGTCAGGAGGAATGGCGTGACAACAGGGCGGAGTACAAAGACTGGGAGGACCGGGAGAGGTCCACCTCCCCAGACATGGCGAGGGAGCGGGAGCGGGAGAGATCCCTGTCTTTAGAGAGGGACCGGCATTCCAGCTCCGAGGAGCGGGAGTCGGGAGAGATTTGA